The sequence ACGATCTGGGCACGGCGAGGGCCCTGGGAGAAAATGAAAATGTCGTAAGGATTATGAGCATTCATAAGAGCAAAGGCCTTGAATTTCCCGTAGTATTTGTGGCAGGTCTGGGGAAAGGATTCAATTTCCGGGATCTGAGCGGGGAAGTGCTTTTTGATAAGGACCTCGGTTTAGGCCCATCCCTTGTTGACCCGGAGCTGCGATTTAAGTATCCAACGATGGCGAAACTTGCCATAAGAAACAAACTGAAATTTGAGACCCTAGCAGAGGAGATGCGAATCCTGTATGTTGCCATGACGAGAGCCAAGGAAAAATTGATTTTAACGGGTTCTGTTGAAAATTTAGAACAAAAAGCAGCTGTCTGGTGTCGAAATATTGATACGTCTGATTGGCGTATACCCGTTGCTGATACCGCCGGTGCCAGGTCCTTTCTTGACTGGATCTGTCCGGCAATTGCAAGGCACAATCACGGGCTGCCTCTGCGTCAGCTTGCTTTATGTGAAGGTGAACCGCCGAAAGAAGTCTTCTATCACGGGTCTAAGTGGCGTATAAATATAAAGCGGGCTTGGGAAGGTGCCTCAAAAAACGGGGAAAAACCTCAGAAGCACCTTGAGCTGATGGAGAAGGTCAGGGCCTTTTTGCCGTTGGAGCCGCAGAGTAAATACGCTGAAATAATCGATAAAAACCTTTCGTGGGAATACCCTTATTCTAAAATCGTCAGCAAGCCTGCTAAATTAACGGTATCCGAATTGAAAGAAAGGTTCCCTGTTGAATATTACAGAGGTGATGCAGAAAATATGTATAAAGCATCGATTATGAGGAGGCCGAAATTCCTCCAAAAAATAGACGGTCTCTCGGCTGCCGAGCGCGGAACTGCGGTGCATCTCGTTATACAGCATCTTGAACTCAATGAAAACCTTAATGAAGAGGATATTAAAAATCAGGTCATGTCGATGTTTTTAAGGGAGATTATTACTGAAGAACAGCTGAATTCTATAGACATAAAAAAGGTCGCTGCATTTTTTAACGGTAATCTCGGCAGGCGGGTTCTAAAGGCAAGGGAAGTAAAGAGGGAGGTTCCATTTACGATATCTCTGCCCGTAATTGAACTGTACCCGGAACTTGCACCCGGTATCGGGAGGGACGAAAACATTCTAGTTCAGGGGATCATTGATATGCTCGTCGATGAAGGTGATGGATTCGTGCTGATTGATTTTAAAACCGATAGGGTTAAAGGTAATGCGGACCTTATAATTAATAAATATAAGCACCAGCTTGAACTGTATTCACGAGCCGTTGAAATCGTTACAGGCAGAAAGGTTAAAGAGAGTTATCTGTATCTCTTTGATTTGGATAAGGAGATTTGCTTTTAGCGGGAAGGAGGGGAATGTATTGCGGATATTACATACATCTGACTGGCATCTGGGCAGGAGTCTTGAAGGGCGCAGCAGGATCGATGAACAGGTAGAATTTATTGAGGAACTGGCCGGTATAGCCGAAGATGAAGGAGCAGACCTGGTCCTTATTGCGGGGGATGTTTTCGATGCCTATAACCCGTCGGCTGAGGCTGAAAGACTTTTTTTCCATGGATTAGAACTGCTTTCAAAGAAAGGGCAGAGGGGTGTTGTGGTTATTGCAGGAAATCATGACAGCCCTGAAAGGTTAAGTGCTGCCTATCCACTTGCCCACCATCACGGTATAATCCTTTTAGGGTTGCCTAACAGCTGTGCCATGCAGGGGGAACTAAACGGTGAAAGGGGGATAAAGGTCTTGAAGGCCGGCCCGGGCTGGCTGGAGGTAGCTGCCGGCGAATGCCAGCACACCTGTGTAATTCTAACCCTGCCTTATCCGTCGGAATCAAGGCTTGGGGAACTCCTTTCAGATTCCCTTGATGAAAAGGTCCAGAGGGAGTCATATTCACGAAAAGTCGGTGCAATTTTCGCAGAACTATCTAACAACTTCAGGGATGATACTGTAAATATCGCTGTGAGTCATCTTTTCATTAAAGGAGGGAAGGAATCTGAATCAGAACGGCAGATTCAACTGGTAGGTGGAACTTGTAGCGTGGATCCCCATGCCCTCCCGGATAAAGCTCATTATGTAGCATTAGGGCATCTTCATAGGCCCCAGCAGGTGAACCAGTCTCCCGTACCTGCATACTATTCCGGCTCACCTATTGCTTACAGCTTTTCCGAAGCCGGTCAGACAAAGGCCGTCTTTTTGGTGGATGCTGTACCGAATAGAGAAGTGGAGATTAAGGAAATCCATTTATCATCAGGGAGGCCTTTGGTTAGATGGACAGCTAAAAACGGCCTTAAAGATGTGTATAAATGGTGTGAAGAAGGTCGGGATTCCAATGCATGGATTGACCTTGAAGTATATACACCTGCCGTATTAACCCAGGGAGAAATTCAGAAAATAAGGGAACTGAGGCCGAGGGTAGTTAATATAAGACCCGTGCTGCCTCAGACTTCAGAAATTGCCGGGGAAAGAATAAAAGCAGAACTACCAATTGACCAGCTTTTCAGACGGTTCTATGAAAGAAAGACGGGAGGGCATAAACCCGATGATGCCCTCGTTAAGCTCTTCATGGAACTGCTGATAAGCAGCGATGAAAGGGGCTCAGGGGAAGGGGGGACAGTTGAAGGATGAAACCGATAAAGTTAAAGATTGCCGGGCTTCACAGCTTTAGGGAACCTCAGGTTATAGACTTTGACAGGCTGTGCGAAACAGGGGTATTCGGGATTTTCGGGCCTACCGGCAGCGGTAAATCCACAATTCTGGATGCGATTACCCTGGCCCTTTACGGTAAAGTAGAAAGGGCTCCTCATAATACCCAGGGAATACTGAACCATGCCGAAGACGGTCTGATGGTGGAATTTGTTTTTGAACTGGGTAATCGAAATCTCAGGAACAGGTATATGGTTCAGAGGGGGTTTGTTAGAGGTGAGGGCGTGCAGTTGAAAAGCAGTGCCTGCCGTCTTGTTCAATTTATTGACGGCAGAGAATTGGTTTTAGCTGATCGGCCGTCGGAAATTACCGGTCAGGTGGAGAAATTACTGGGGCTTAATGTAGATGATTTTACCCGGGCTGTAGTGCTGCCTCAAGGGAAATTTTCAGAATTTCTTTCACTCAAAGGGAAGGAACGAAGGCAGATGCTGGAAAGACTCTTTAATCTGGAACAATACGGCGATTTGTTAAACCAGCGGTTGAGCCAGAGGCTGAATTCTGTATCAGGGGAACTGCAGGGCATTATCGGGGAACAGAAGGGTTTAGGGGACGCTTCAGAAGAAGCTGTAAAAATGGCTGAAAAAAAATTTCTTGAAGCCCGGGCAATGGAAATTAAATCGGCTGAATTTTTAAAAAAAGTAGAGGAGGAATACGAAAAACAAAGACAATTATGGGAATGGCAGCAGGAATTAGCAGAAGTTATTAAGGCCAGGAGGCAGCTCGATCTCATAAAAGATGAAATTGCTTTAAAGGCAGGGAAGTTAGATGCAGCCCTGAGAGCCGAAGGGATAAGGCCTTACCTGAATGAAGTAAAAGAAGCCGAAGATAGCCTTATGAAGGCTAAAAAAGACCTGGATCAAGCCGTTATTGAGTTAGAACGATCGAAAGAGAAAGTCAGTAAAACCCTTGATTCCTTTGAAAAGGTTTCCCAGAAACGAAACAGGGATGAACCGTTATTAATTGAAACCCTGGCGAAGCTTGAACAGGCTAAAAACTACGAAGAGGAATTGATAAAGCTGAGGGGGATAATAAAGGGATTACAAGAGGAATATGAAAGGGTTAATAATTCCAGGAAGGTTATTGAAAGCCGGTTAGAGGAAATCTGCCGGCAGAGAGATAAAGATGAAGAAAGCATGAAAAATTTAAAAGAAAAACTGGACCGTTTTACTGTTACACCGGAGTATCGCCTTCAGATAGGGGAAGCCTTCAATGCAAAACAATCATATTTATCTGCCGAAAAGTTAACCAGGAATTTAGAAGAGGACTTAAAAACCAAGATAAAGGAACTTGAACAGATTCAGAATTTGAAGAATAAAATTCAGGAAGAAGTAAGGAACCTGGAAGAAAAATTAGAGAACCTAAAGGTCAGATTGAGCGAAATGCAGGCAAATAAACCCGGTGATGAAGGCAGCCTTGCTGCGAGAATGAAAGAAATTGCTTTGCTCAGGTCATCGGTAGAGGAAATGGCCAGATGTGAAAAAGAACTGGATTTTGAGCTCACTGCCCAGAATAAAAAGGAAAAGGAGCTGAGGGAAGCTAAAGAGGAATATGAATTGATAGAAAAAGATTACAATAGGGTTAAAGCCCTTTGTGAAGAGACCGGTGTAAAAGTCAAGCAGCTGGAAGGAGATTTAAAAGAATTTGAACAGCAGAATCTGGCTTCCCGGCTGGCAGAGACCCTATATCCCGGTAAACCCTGTCCGGTTTGCGGTTCAATCCATCACCCGTCCCCTGCAGAGATAGTAGATGATTCTCTGATAAATGAATTGAGGGCCAGAATTGAGCGTGCCAAACGGGAAGAGGAAGACCTGAAAAG is a genomic window of Koleobacter methoxysyntrophicus containing:
- a CDS encoding AAA family ATPase; the encoded protein is MKPIKLKIAGLHSFREPQVIDFDRLCETGVFGIFGPTGSGKSTILDAITLALYGKVERAPHNTQGILNHAEDGLMVEFVFELGNRNLRNRYMVQRGFVRGEGVQLKSSACRLVQFIDGRELVLADRPSEITGQVEKLLGLNVDDFTRAVVLPQGKFSEFLSLKGKERRQMLERLFNLEQYGDLLNQRLSQRLNSVSGELQGIIGEQKGLGDASEEAVKMAEKKFLEARAMEIKSAEFLKKVEEEYEKQRQLWEWQQELAEVIKARRQLDLIKDEIALKAGKLDAALRAEGIRPYLNEVKEAEDSLMKAKKDLDQAVIELERSKEKVSKTLDSFEKVSQKRNRDEPLLIETLAKLEQAKNYEEELIKLRGIIKGLQEEYERVNNSRKVIESRLEEICRQRDKDEESMKNLKEKLDRFTVTPEYRLQIGEAFNAKQSYLSAEKLTRNLEEDLKTKIKELEQIQNLKNKIQEEVRNLEEKLENLKVRLSEMQANKPGDEGSLAARMKEIALLRSSVEEMARCEKELDFELTAQNKKEKELREAKEEYELIEKDYNRVKALCEETGVKVKQLEGDLKEFEQQNLASRLAETLYPGKPCPVCGSIHHPSPAEIVDDSLINELRARIERAKREEEDLKRELNDRIASLTNAAAKTRSMEYMVDSGKKAVEEKKMKLKGLKERLPGDLREKDTASILLILDEREKGLLEESRNLQDWQTKIEELRMEIEKSGGLLSQNREKFEGVKSTFIAGEKAIKEVKARIEEARRELAAAVERLTAARGEVPVEDIEKENSKIQNWDKLAADLGKKIRGLEAKVRETEEAIENLTSQKNELEIRINVIKSEGKQQREKYDDLKTKLEEITEGKPVQALIDEKTKILNSLREMEKQIKKEHEEALKLFNTAQENKAGAERAFKLSNERFTKAKTKLHEAVKEAGFNSVREAEDSLSDAKQREKWRLEVEEYRQKETALEEDRRKLEHKLGGRCLTREEWDEWQNRLEKAKESYQRAVSERGGAKLEYESSKEKHTKWIQLEKRRQALETQESMLKELQTVLRGNAFVEFIAEEQLIGVALDASAILGKLTKHRYALEVDSSGAFIMRDDANGGVKRPVTTLSGGETFLTSLALALALSSQIQLKGEYPLEFFFLDEGFGTLDSELLEVVMDTLERLHEDNLTVGIISHVPELRNRLARRLIVDPAQPGGRGTRVKIEIA
- a CDS encoding exonuclease SbcCD subunit D, with the translated sequence MRILHTSDWHLGRSLEGRSRIDEQVEFIEELAGIAEDEGADLVLIAGDVFDAYNPSAEAERLFFHGLELLSKKGQRGVVVIAGNHDSPERLSAAYPLAHHHGIILLGLPNSCAMQGELNGERGIKVLKAGPGWLEVAAGECQHTCVILTLPYPSESRLGELLSDSLDEKVQRESYSRKVGAIFAELSNNFRDDTVNIAVSHLFIKGGKESESERQIQLVGGTCSVDPHALPDKAHYVALGHLHRPQQVNQSPVPAYYSGSPIAYSFSEAGQTKAVFLVDAVPNREVEIKEIHLSSGRPLVRWTAKNGLKDVYKWCEEGRDSNAWIDLEVYTPAVLTQGEIQKIRELRPRVVNIRPVLPQTSEIAGERIKAELPIDQLFRRFYERKTGGHKPDDALVKLFMELLISSDERGSGEGGTVEG